The DNA region AAACACCATGCTCCTAGTTTTCATCGATGTATTCTCCAAGTGGGTAGAGTTTATCCCATTAAAGAAGGCCGCCCAACTGGAGTTCGGATCCCGAGAAAGGATCCTCTCTCGCGTTGGAGCCCCCAGGAGGTTGATttgcgacaacggcacgcaaTTCACCAGCCGAAGCTTCCGGGCGTACTGCCGGAACAACGGTATTCAACTGGAATACACCGCTCCGGTCTCCCCCAGCAAAATCCGACGGAGCGCCCAACCGTACACTCAAGACAATGATAGCACAATATGTGAATTAGGATCATCGGACATGGGACCAACTACTGTTCGAGATCTCCCTCGCCATAAACACAAACATCTCAGATAGCACGGGGTGTAGTCCGGCTTATCTAGTACAAGGTCGGGAGCCTAGGTTGCCAGGTGGCCTCTTCGATGCGGTCGCATCTGACTTACATGTCTTGCCTTGGGACCCAAGGGAACGAGCCAAAAGGCTTCAGGAAGCGTTCCGCACCGCCATGGAAACCAACCAGAAAGCTTCTCAACAACAAAATCGACACTACAACCTGCGGCGACACGAGTGGCGACCCCAAATAGGTTCACAGGTGCTAGTCCGTCTTCACGATCTGTCCAGGGCCAGCGAGGGCTTTAACGCAAAACTTGCACCGAAGTGCGCGGGTCCGTTTCAGGTGGTGGAATTTCTATCATCGGATGTCGTGCGGAAACAGCAGGAGCGATTCTCAACCCACACTTGATGACGTACCCGATACAACTCTACCAGGGTAGACGTAAGCAGTAACAAGTTACCTTTAAGCAGGAAAAATTTTATCGAATAGGCTAgttaaaaatagtttgatcTTCGCACTCAGGCTAGGCAAGTTAGGTAACTATTTGGACACCTTTCAGAGGCAACCACATTCAACAGATGG from Drosophila gunungcola strain Sukarami unplaced genomic scaffold, Dgunungcola_SK_2 000141F, whole genome shotgun sequence includes:
- the LOC128265625 gene encoding uncharacterized protein LOC128265625, producing MLTHQPTEPFAFVGADFVGPLPRTRRGNTMLLVFIDVFSKWVEFIPLKKAAQLEFGSRERILSRVGAPRRLICDNGTQFTSRSFRAYCRNNGIQLEYTAPVSPSKIRRSAQPYTQDNDSTIYSTGCSPAYLVQGREPRLPGGLFDAVASDLHVLPWDPRERAKRLQEAFRTAMETNQKASQQQNRHYNLRRHEWRPQIGSQVLVRLHDLSRASEGFNAKLAPKCAGPFQVVEFLSSDVVRKQQERFSTHT